Below is a window of Rattus rattus isolate New Zealand chromosome X, Rrattus_CSIRO_v1, whole genome shotgun sequence DNA.
CTGTGCGGGCATCCCTCAGCTCTGTGCGAACTCCGAGCGTGCAGTCCGTCCCCGCGCCTCTTCTATGAacacctgcccctccctctccacgCGCCCAGCTCTCAACCTCCGTCCCCACGACCAGCAACGGCGCTCACCTTCTCGGCCCGGGCTGTCAAGGGAGGGCTCCCAGGCATCACCTCCGCCCGCCACTACCTCCTTCAGAACTGTTAGTTCAACGGGAGCCAATGCATGCAACTACCAAGTCCAAGACTGGGGGCAAAAGGGAGGACAGGGGGAAGGGAGACGCGCCCAACGCGTTGCCCTCCCAAGGAAACTCAGTGCCGCCTCCTCCCAGCCGGCCACAGTCACCAACACAAAATGGCGACGAGAAGAGAGCCGGCGACCACCATCCACCTACTGAGGGGCGCGCTCTGTGGCCTTGACGATTGGTTGCCGGGCTACTATGGCTGGCCCCTGGCATTCTCTGATTGGCAAGACATGCTACCTCCCCATTCCCCGTGAGAATGGCCCAGGAGTCCTGAAAAAAGAGTAGCTATTGGCTATCCCTATGAGGCCGCTTTTTAGAAGCTTGCTGTCCTTTGAAGTTGAAAGACAAGTAGAAGCTCCACCTCTTTCCCTACAGGGCGGTCTAGATGTCACCGCTTTCTTcttatgaagaaaatgaacagacctcttaaaaacaaatttcttCCAGCCTAACAGAAACAATAAAGCTAATTCGATTGCGACGCGGCGTGGGAGGTAAAATAGAGTCCACACCTCGCCGCACTCGAAAACAAACTTAAACCCGGGATCTATTTAGCGAGGTAAGGGCGGAGTGACAAAATTCGCGCTGGGATCAACCGCAGTTGCGCACTTCGTATTTCCggctccccaccccgcccccacccccctgGACTCCGCAGTACAAGCCGTCATGGCGGCCCGGCTGTTAAGCTTGTATGCTCGCCGCCTGTCAGTAGCGGCGGCGATACGAGAGGTCCCGGCTGCCCGTGTTCGCTGGGAATCTTCCAGGGCTGTAATCGCCCCGTCCGGTGTGGAGAGAAAGCGGCAAAGAGAACCGACCATGGTATGGCAGGAGGACCCAGAACCCGAGGATGAAAACCTCTACGcgaaggtgagagggagggggaaaacgGGATGCCTTAGGGGCCAATCTGGAACAGGGAAACTAGTGTCGAAGCGGACATTCTCCGGCTCGAGGCTTGCGCAGTGGACAAGATGTTCAAATATTCAGGAAATTTGCATAGCTTGTTTtcctcctttattattttttttttgttttgacatttttgacCTAGGACTCGAAGCGGGATTTGCTTTATTTGTAGACAGAAATCACACTGAAAGTGGGCAGCACTCAAAGCATGCTAGAAACATAATTAGGGTAATACTAAACTCTAAGGTGACAGGTGTGCGGTGCCAGGCTGTGCTCGACACTTTGTATCAATTAACTCATCTAAATTCTAAAGTAGCGCGATTTTGAAGTAGGCACTTTTACCTGTTTCAGAAGTAGACACTGTAACTGTTACAATAACGCGATGAAAATACTGAAACATAAGTTGCTACCCAAGATCACAGCTTGAGTAGGTAATGGAGCTGATATTTGAATTCAGAACTGAATTCTGTGCTTTATGAATAGCAGAGACTCTGGAGTCAGACAGACATCCTGGGTTGGAAATTATTCACTTGTATGACCTTGGACAAGTAGTTTAATCTTTTGGTGCCTCGGTTTCTTTGTAAAGTGAGAAAAATAGATAATAGGAATTCTTCATATCATTAAATGAGTCAGAATGGTTACAGCAGCTCTTGTTACTTCAGAAATACTCAGAATTATAAGGTGTTTATTATTGCCATTTCCACTCTACTGGGCATATTAGGAGGTTTGTGTATTTGAAAAGACCTAATATATAAGTACCTAACCTCTATTTGAGGATCTTAAATGTATAGGGTGCTATAGAATAAGTAAGTGAACCCATAGGAAATTGCCAACATCCAAACATTTTTTAACCTTTATAAATAGCACTTTCTGGTGCAGTTTAACAGACAGGGCGAGTACTCCCAAACAAGTAGGTAAGGACAattattcatttgaaaataaagtcaaggggttggggatttagctcagtggtagagcacttgcctagcaagcgcaaggccctgggttcggtccccagctccgaaaaaaagaaaaaagaaaaaaaaaaagaaaataaagtcaaaatcTTGGATGAGGAGATGGTGATGGATTCAGTGATGATTAGATTTGGAAGAAGGACTTTGTAGGCCTCGAAGCAGCAAATGCCAAAGCCCTGTGATGGGAAGGAACTTCATGTACCCTAAAAGTAGGGAAAGGACTTTAATGAAGGCTAAGAGATTGGTTAGGATTAGAGGGTAGATTAGAGACCAGGTCATTTTATAGAGCACAGGAAGCCCTCACTGACCTCTCTTTTTCCTCAGAACCCAGACTTTCACGGTTATGACAGTGACCCTGTGGTGGACGTCTGGAATATGCGAGCTGTCTTCTTCTTTGGTTTTTCCATCGTCCTGGTTTTTGGTACCACCTTTGTGGCTTACCTGCCTGATTACAGGTATAGAGGTTTTCTAAGAAAGttgagagggcagaggcagaggtagaggttGGAGGCATCTCTGATCAGAATCCTTGCCCTATACTGGTGGGGTATAGGGTGCTGAGCTGGGGAGCTGCTGTCTAGTGAGGTCCCTTCACATCACACCACACTTGTTGATGCTTCTAGGATGCAAGAGTGGGCCCGCCGGGAAGCTGAGAGACTTGTGAAATACCGAGAACTCAACGGCCTCCCCATCATGGAATCCAACTATTTTGATCCCAGCAAGATCCAGTTACCAGAAGATGACTGACGAAATACTGAGCAGGGCTTAAGAAGCATTACTTATTCGCCCCTGTCTGTTAATTTCCTGGTTCCTCAGAACACCTtattaaaggaattgaaaatatgACTGGTTACTGTTGCTTTCGTTATTGAAGAGGATATGAGTGTGTGACAAGCTTTCAAGGGCCACTGCTGCCTCTCTTGTCTACTACTGTATATAACACTAAGGTATGGTGGCTTAATACTGTAGTCCATGACTCTGTGGATTGTATAGCAAGGGTATGTGGCTCCTCTTGAATCTCAGGTAGTTGCTATTAGGTAGTAGCTAGGGCTAAAGTCATCAGAAGTGCTTCTGATCTGTAGAATCAAGGTTTGAATAATTGATGTCTGGCACTTCAGTCTtcaatacagtaacctgggcttctttttttttaacgttttttaaatttttattagatttacttacattttaaaggtcattccccttcccggtttcctgtccatcagtccccatcccctcctcttcccctccccgtcccccatacaggtattccccctatataaccccttattgccccccccatattcccctgcactgggggtccaactttggcaagaccaagggcttccccttccactggtgcccaacaaggctattctctgctacatatgcagttggagccctgggtcagtccatgtatatatttcggtagtggtttagtccctggaagttctggttggttggcattgttgtctttatggggttgcaagctccttcaactctttcaatccttcctctaattccccccaagggggtcctattctcagttcggtggtttgctgctagcattgacctctgtattggacatgctctggatgtgtgtcTCAgaaaagatctatatccagtccctttcagcatgcattttttatctTCCTCAAACataactagttttggtggctgtatatatatggggtcacatgtgggtcaggctctgaatggccattccttgagttgctgctctaaactttgctcccatatccccttctatggatattttcccccttttaagaaggagtgggaacatctgcattttggtcatcctttttttttcattttttctttattaacttgagtatttcttatttacatttccattgttattccctttcccggtttctgggccaacctccccctaccccctccccctccccttctatatgggtgttcccctccccatcctccccccattaccgccctccccccaacaatcacattcactgggggttcagtcttagcaggaccaagggcttcccctttaaCCTGGGCCTCtttaagcagtggttctcaacctatctAATGCTGAGACCTTTCAATATAGTTCCTTATTTTGTGGTGAACccacagccataaaattatttttattgctactttatgaCTTTTATCttgttactattatgaatcaaTGTAATGTAAAAGGGGTTGCCAAAGGGTcccgacccacagattgagaaccactctCTTAGAAGTGTTCAGGGTTCTGGATAGAGGATAAAATTCTAGAGGGACAGGTGTTCAGATACATTCTATGCAAAGCAGTGCTCAGCATGCTGTGTGCTTGAACGTTTGGTCCACCAatacttctcagccttttggctaagataaAGTGCTGTATCTATCAGACAAAGATATCCTTTATCTGAGGAAAATATATTACATGATTGTTTTTTTGGATCAGGGAAATGGAATAGCTTGCTCTGTCCACTCCATGCATGAATCTTGTATTACAGGACCACTAGGAATGGTGCCTTCATTGCAGAAGGGGGGCGGGCGGTTATGTTCATTCTTGTGTGACATCAATCTATGCCTTTCTGATTTATAGATCAAGAATGAATATCTTCCATTTTCCCAAGCCCTACTTCATCAAGCTCTCAGCCCTTGAGAGATTTTCACTCTAGCCAGACTTAAATCCTAAAATCTAGAAGTTACACTTCAACTAAATCCTAAAATCC
It encodes the following:
- the Ndufb11 gene encoding NADH dehydrogenase [ubiquinone] 1 beta subcomplex subunit 11, mitochondrial — protein: MAARLLSLYARRLSVAAAIREVPAARVRWESSRAVIAPSGVERKRQREPTMVWQEDPEPEDENLYAKNPDFHGYDSDPVVDVWNMRAVFFFGFSIVLVFGTTFVAYLPDYRMQEWARREAERLVKYRELNGLPIMESNYFDPSKIQLPEDD